The nucleotide sequence AGATACTGCCGCGGAACAACCGGCCCTGGTCGGTTGGGATTACCTCGCTGAAAGATACGAGGTTCAAAAGCGACGGGCGCATCCTTCAATACCATGGCGCGCGGTGGTGCTTGCGGTCCGTTCATCATCCACTGCTCCAAGCGGGTGATGAGCTTTTGAAACTCTCCTTGGCTGGCACGGTCGGGCAGCAGCGAGATGAACCCCCAGTCCATCGTGGCGGGAACGTCAGCGGGAGAGTCGGCCCCATACAACACGGCCCGCAACTGCTCGTCCTCCGGCAACGGCAGACCCCGAGGGGCAGGTTGGCTCAGTTCCTTGGCAGCTTTTAAGGATTCCTGCCATTGACCTTCGACTCGCCGAAATGCCTCGCCATAGCGGTCGCTCAGCTCTTGGAGGGACTTCGGGGGAGCGCCCGCCAGCAGGGTCGCGATGCGCGAATTCAGGCGGATAGGATGAGCCGGATCCAGCGCGGTCCGAATTTTGTCTGCCGCCTGCGCGGCGAAGTTGCTTTCCGACAACCCAGAAAGCCAATGCCAAGGAGCCCAAACCGGATGCGTCTCCAAGTCCAAACGCTCCAGATAGAGCCTCCAACGCATCAACACCGTGGGATTCACATCCCCCTTGTCGGCAATGATCATGAAGTTTTCAGTAATCGGTTGGTTACGCGCCGCATGAGCAGCCATGAGATACTCCCCCACCCGACGCCGGCCTCCCTCCACAATGTCACGGTGTTTCTCCGCCACAAAGCGGTGCAATTCCTGGTCGCGGGCAATAAGCTCCAGCTCGAAGCCCTCGTACTCTTCGTTGTAGTCCGGTGGGCTGAACAGAGGGGGAACCAACGGTTCGTGGCTGCTTCGAAGCACGCCGTAGAGCCCATAATAGTCCCCCTGCGACACCGGGTCATACTTGTGATCGTGACACCGCGCGCAGGCGACGGTCAGCCCCAGCAATCCTCGAGTCAGAACATCGATGCGGTCGTCCACGATGTCGTGGGTATTGTTGATCAAATGATCCCCCACCGTCAAAAAACCCATGGCAGCGAGTGGACGCCGATCAGCGCCTAGATCCAGCTGGTCGGCGGCCAGTTGCTGCAGAAGGAACTGGTCGAAGGAAAGGTCCTCGTTGAAAGCCCTGACCACATAATCGCGATACGTATAGGCCCAAGGATAGGTCTTCTCCTCGAAGAAGACATAGCCCTTGTTGTCGGCATACCGGGCCACATCCAGCCAATGACGCCCCCAACGTTCCCCGTAATGCGGTGAGGCCAGCAGCCGTTCCACCAATCGCTCAAAGGCATCCGGCGCGGAATCGGCTTCGAACGTCGCAACTTCGTCAGGCGTAGGAGGCAGCCCGAGCAGATCGAAGGTGGCTCGGCGAATCAAGGTCCGCCGATCTGCTTGGGGAGAGGGAGCAAGCTCAGCGCTTTCGAGCCCGGCCAACACAAACCGGTCGATGTCACTTTGACACCAGTCGTTTCGTCGCACAGCGGGCAGAGCGTGATCTCGGGGCGGAACAAAGGCCCAATGGGATCGGGCGGCTTCAGAGGAAATCGGAGCCGCCTGGGTAACGAGCCCGCCGGTGAGCCATCCAACCGAGATCCACAACAGCCAGAAGGCTCCTGCCGCCTGTCCAGAGCCGTTCGAAGCGTTAACGCTTGAACGTGCTCGAATGGTCCCGGAGCCAATCATAGTCGTTGCGCGCCACGGCGGGAAAAACCCCTCCGGTGCCCCCCTTCTCCGCCGGCTTCAGAGTTTCACTGTCGACCCATTTATGCGTTTCCACGTGGCCATCCACAAACGACAGATTGGCCGCGCCATCATGATACCCGGCCGGAACGTTGCCCCATTTAGGCTCCGCCCAGCGGTTCATGAAGAATCCATCGTTGATGGTGTCCGGATGCTCATCGAGGAACACATAGGTCTCCGACGGCTTCACGACATCGGACATGCGATAGTTCTGAACCATGTGCGGATTAAACTTATTAGTGAGTTCCCCCGGATCTCCCACCAGGGAGTTCATGGAATAGCTCCGGATCCGATAGCCGTTCTCCGCCTTTGACTTGTCAGATGGGCACTTAAACACACTGGTCGCCTCGCCCAAAAAGCTGGAAAGCTCGCCGGATCGCAAACTGTTGAGGTTCGTGTTGTCCGGGCTATAGTTCCAATCCAGCAGATTATTGACCCAATTCTCCCGGCGTTTGACAGTCTCCTGAATGCCGTGGTTATTAACAAACTTTCCCCCTCGATCGTCGGCATGCACTGTCCAGGCGATCACCAACTGGCGGATGTTGTTGAGACAGCTGGCACGCTGAGCCTTGCCCTTGGCCTTGCCCAAAGTGGGAAGTAGGATGCCAGCCAGGACCGCGATGATGG is from Verrucomicrobiales bacterium and encodes:
- a CDS encoding type II secretion system protein; this translates as MKWHPSVARAFTLIELLVVIAIIAVLAGILLPTLGKAKGKAQRASCLNNIRQLVIAWTVHADDRGGKFVNNHGIQETVKRRENWVNNLLDWNYSPDNTNLNSLRSGELSSFLGEATSVFKCPSDKSKAENGYRIRSYSMNSLVGDPGELTNKFNPHMVQNYRMSDVVKPSETYVFLDEHPDTINDGFFMNRWAEPKWGNVPAGYHDGAANLSFVDGHVETHKWVDSETLKPAEKGGTGGVFPAVARNDYDWLRDHSSTFKR
- a CDS encoding DUF1553 domain-containing protein — protein: MIGSGTIRARSSVNASNGSGQAAGAFWLLWISVGWLTGGLVTQAAPISSEAARSHWAFVPPRDHALPAVRRNDWCQSDIDRFVLAGLESAELAPSPQADRRTLIRRATFDLLGLPPTPDEVATFEADSAPDAFERLVERLLASPHYGERWGRHWLDVARYADNKGYVFFEEKTYPWAYTYRDYVVRAFNEDLSFDQFLLQQLAADQLDLGADRRPLAAMGFLTVGDHLINNTHDIVDDRIDVLTRGLLGLTVACARCHDHKYDPVSQGDYYGLYGVLRSSHEPLVPPLFSPPDYNEEYEGFELELIARDQELHRFVAEKHRDIVEGGRRRVGEYLMAAHAARNQPITENFMIIADKGDVNPTVLMRWRLYLERLDLETHPVWAPWHWLSGLSESNFAAQAADKIRTALDPAHPIRLNSRIATLLAGAPPKSLQELSDRYGEAFRRVEGQWQESLKAAKELSQPAPRGLPLPEDEQLRAVLYGADSPADVPATMDWGFISLLPDRASQGEFQKLITRLEQWMMNGPQAPPRAMVLKDAPVAFEPRIFQRGNPNRPGPVVPRQYLSFFNTSAAPFQQGSGRLELAQRIVDPQNPLTARVLVNRVWLHHFGTPLVATPSDFGVRSDPPSHPELLDYLALYLQRHRWSLKSLHRLIMRSAVYQQTSVDRSEAARLDPENRRLWRMNRRRHDYETLRDSLLAVSGKLDRSVGGRPVDAQAPRRTLYVFIDRMDLPSLYSTFDFPSPASSCPQRMQTTVAPQMLYLMNNPFLEKLAEAVANRVELARAQDPGARVEMLYQLVFGRPASRADQALAARYLSESGKDGWRQLVHALLMTNEFAFVD